A DNA window from Vigna angularis cultivar LongXiaoDou No.4 chromosome 1, ASM1680809v1, whole genome shotgun sequence contains the following coding sequences:
- the LOC108323186 gene encoding UDP-N-acetylglucosamine transporter ROCK1 has protein sequence MAPPPKSRGATQVSSNASRIQFFSLLLALQYGAQPLISKRFVRREVIVTSSVLVCELAKVLCALFIMAKDGTLRKAYKEWTLVGALTASGLPAAIYALQNSLLQISYKNLDSLTFSMLNQTKIFFTAFFTYLILRQKQSIEQIGALFLLIVAAVLLSVGEGSSKGSSSSNADQILFYGIIPVLVASVLSGLASSLCQWASQVKKHSSYLMTIEMSIVGSLCLLASTFKSPDGEAMRQHGFFYGWTPLTLIPVMFNAFGGILVGLVTSHAGGVRKGFVIVSALLITALLQFVFDGKPPSLYCLVALPIVVTSISIYQKYPYQVKKKES, from the exons ATGGCGCCACCACCCAAATCAAGAGGGGCTACTCAGGTAAGCAGCAATGCTTCCAGGATTCAGttcttttcccttctcctcGCTCTGCAATACGGCGCTCAACCTTTGATCTCCAAACGCTTTGTCAG ACGTGAGGTTATTGTGACTTCATCTGTTTTGGTATGTGAGCTAGCAAAG GTTTTATGTGCATTGTTTATCATGGCAAAAGATGGTACTCTAAGGAAAGCGTATAAAGAATGGACTTTGGTTGGTGCACTGACTGCATCGGGACTTCCTGCAGCTATATATGCATTGCAAAATAGTTTGCTGCAAATTTCTTACAAGAATCTTGATTCACTCACATTCTCAATGCTGAATcagacaaaaatatttttcactgCATTCTTTACATATCTCATATTGAG ACAAAAACAATCAATTGAACAGATTGGGGCCTTGTTTTTGCTAATTGTTGCGGCAGTTCTTTTAAGTGTTGGCGAAGGCTCTAGCAAAGGTTCCTCTAGTAGTAATGCTGATCAAATTTTATTCTATGGAATTATTCCTGTATTAGTTGCTTCAGTGCTCTCTGGACTGGCTTCTTCCTTGTGTCAGTGGGCCTCTCAG GTTAAAAAACACTCATCATACTTGATGACTATAGAAATGTCTATCGTTGGAAGTCTATGTTTGCTAGCCAGTACTTTTAAATCTCCAGATGGGGAAGCTATGAGACAACATGGATTTTTCTATGGGTGGACTCCTCTTACTTTG ATTCCAGTAATGTTCAACGCCTTTGGTGGAATTCTTGTTGGTTTAGTTACAAGCCACGCTGGTGGTGTTCGAAAG GGCTTTGTCATTGTGTCGGCTTTACTCATTACAGCACTGCTACAGTTTGTTTTCGATGGAAAACCACCTTCGCTGTATTGCCTTGTGGCTCTTCCAATAGTGGTCACTAGCATTTCAATATACCAGAAATACCCCTATCAGGTTAAGAAGAAGGAGTCATAG
- the LOC108340623 gene encoding uncharacterized protein LOC108340623 isoform X1 — MGKEQSFRSKAAYFVSDLATVLLNPISDNKSPSLPLSVEEGEEDDDGSKVGSHDEIIDGPDTSSFTAFLYSLLSSSDSGDNIGEADEKNDDGVADDDSSLPDSATKESFVVRRSLFSRGRHSLGWAIHQASKMGGFRSRDSKYTDEGRRGVEMKCIVKEPVAVAVAVAVAGHHPPEISEPSMLVSNGLRDAVYASLPAVLHGRKWMLLYSTSKHGISLSTLYRRSMLWPGVSLLVVGDRKGAVFGGVVEAPLRPSNKKKYQGTNNSFVFTDTSGCPVIYRPTGVNRYFTLCSIDFLAIGGGGHFALYLEGDLLNGSSSVSETYGNPCLAHSQEFEVKGVELWGFVFPTKYEEMMELIRTEAPGICRS; from the exons ATGGGTAAAGAGCAATCGTTTCGGAGCAAAGCAGCTTACTTTGTTTCTGATTTAGCTACTGTGCTTCTCAACCCTATTTCTGACAACAAATCCCCCTCTCTCCCTCTATCC gtagaagaaggagaagaagatgatgatgggtCAAAGGTTGGTAGTCATGATGAAATAATTGATGGGCCTGATACTTCTTCATTCACTGCGTTTCTATATTCTCTGTTGTCTTCTTCGGATTCTGGAGATAACATTGGTGAAGCTGATGAGAAGAATGATGATGGGGTGGCAGATGATGACTCTTCATTACCAGACTCTGCCACGAAGGAAAGTTTTGTTGTGAGGAGAAGTTTGTTTTCCAGGGGCAGGCATTCACTTGGTTGGGCCATTCACCAAGCTTCCAAAATGGGTGGATTTCGCAGCAGGGATAGTAAATACACGGACGAAGGGCGCCGCGGCGTTGAGATGAAGTGCATTGTGAAGGAGCCTGTGGCTGTGGCTGTGGCTGTGGCTGTGGCTGGTCACCATCCGCCTGAAATTTCTGAGCCTTCAATGCTCGTCTCCAATGGGTTGAGGGATGCTGTGTATGCTTCACTTCCGGCGGTTCTTCACGGCCGGAAATGGATGCTGCTGTACAG CACTTCGAAGCATGGCAtatcactttcaactctctatCGGAGAAGCATGCTTTGGCCTGGAGTGAGTTTGCTG GTTGTTGGAGACCGTAAAGGAGCAGTGTTTGGTGGTGTGGTTGAAGCTCCTCTTAGACCATCCAACAAGAAAAAATACCAG GGAACAAACAATTCATTTGTTTTCACAGACACCTCTGGTTGTCCTGTTATATATCGGCCAACAG GAGTAAACCGCTACTTCACACTTTGCTCCATTGACTTTCTAGCAATTGGTGGGGGAGGTCATTTTGCGCTTTATTTAGAGGGTGATCT ATTGAACGGATCAAGTTCGGTTTCAGAAACTTACGGGAATCCATGCCTCGCACATTCTCAAGAGTTTGAAGTGAAGGGAGTAGAG TTGTGGGGCTTCGTATTTCCTACAAAGTATGAGGAAATGATGGAATTAATCAGAACAGAGGCACCGGGGATCTGTCGCAGCTAA
- the LOC108340623 gene encoding uncharacterized protein LOC108340623 isoform X2, whose translation MGKEQSFRSKAAYFVSDLATVLLNPISDNKSPSLPLSVEEGEEDDDGSKVGSHDEIIDGPDTSSFTAFLYSLLSSSDSGDNIGEADEKNDDGVADDDSSLPDSATKESFVVRRSLFSRGRHSLGWAIHQASKMGGFRSRDSKYTDEGRRGVEMKCIVKEPVAVAVAVAVAGHHPPEISEPSMLVSNGLRDAVYASLPAVLHGRKWMLLYSTSKHGISLSTLYRRSMLWPGVSLLVVGDRKGAVFGGVVEAPLRPSNKKKYQGTNNSFVFTDTSGCPVIYRPTGVNRYFTLCSIDFLAIGGGGHFALYLEGDLNLRESMPRTFSRV comes from the exons ATGGGTAAAGAGCAATCGTTTCGGAGCAAAGCAGCTTACTTTGTTTCTGATTTAGCTACTGTGCTTCTCAACCCTATTTCTGACAACAAATCCCCCTCTCTCCCTCTATCC gtagaagaaggagaagaagatgatgatgggtCAAAGGTTGGTAGTCATGATGAAATAATTGATGGGCCTGATACTTCTTCATTCACTGCGTTTCTATATTCTCTGTTGTCTTCTTCGGATTCTGGAGATAACATTGGTGAAGCTGATGAGAAGAATGATGATGGGGTGGCAGATGATGACTCTTCATTACCAGACTCTGCCACGAAGGAAAGTTTTGTTGTGAGGAGAAGTTTGTTTTCCAGGGGCAGGCATTCACTTGGTTGGGCCATTCACCAAGCTTCCAAAATGGGTGGATTTCGCAGCAGGGATAGTAAATACACGGACGAAGGGCGCCGCGGCGTTGAGATGAAGTGCATTGTGAAGGAGCCTGTGGCTGTGGCTGTGGCTGTGGCTGTGGCTGGTCACCATCCGCCTGAAATTTCTGAGCCTTCAATGCTCGTCTCCAATGGGTTGAGGGATGCTGTGTATGCTTCACTTCCGGCGGTTCTTCACGGCCGGAAATGGATGCTGCTGTACAG CACTTCGAAGCATGGCAtatcactttcaactctctatCGGAGAAGCATGCTTTGGCCTGGAGTGAGTTTGCTG GTTGTTGGAGACCGTAAAGGAGCAGTGTTTGGTGGTGTGGTTGAAGCTCCTCTTAGACCATCCAACAAGAAAAAATACCAG GGAACAAACAATTCATTTGTTTTCACAGACACCTCTGGTTGTCCTGTTATATATCGGCCAACAG GAGTAAACCGCTACTTCACACTTTGCTCCATTGACTTTCTAGCAATTGGTGGGGGAGGTCATTTTGCGCTTTATTTAGAGGGTGATCT AAACTTACGGGAATCCATGCCTCGCACATTCTCAAGAGTTTGA
- the LOC128195407 gene encoding uncharacterized protein LOC128195407 has product MVDNHTCSREFNLKLIDAKWLSKKIHKTIRDNPTVKGVDIREKIQRKWNIGISRPIIGLDGAFLKGKYGGELLTAVGRDGNEQMLPIAYCVVEVENKESWKWFLELLVDDLGGAEICSTFTFISYQQKGLLHAIDELLPRVDQRFCVRHMYANFRKKYPGKNLKRLMWKAATATHPQTWEMEMRNIRAVNEDAYKHLIAIPPRYWSRSRFTERAKSDTLVNNMSEGFNSVLVSARSKPIITMLETIRLYLMQRWAKNRSSLSSFTGSICPKILSRFRKECHLTQNWIPSWSGNKLFEVRHMSNNGDKFVVNLDESSCTCRTWMMTGIPCCHSLAAMKFLNIDGEQFIESCYMKSKYEETYSTIIYPLNGANMWNITPYPDVSPPHKRVMPGRPKRNRRLEQWEMRKDESRMTKSGLQKRCGICREHGHNRTRCPSATQPGTVPSTSATQATPSTQQFEIFCTSAHQPSTSAHHSGNQP; this is encoded by the exons ATGGTGGACAACCATACCTGTAGCAGGGAGTTCAACCTTAAATTAATTGATGCCAAGTGGTTGAGCAAAAAGATACACAAAACTATTAGAGATAATCCTACAGTTAAGGGTGTGGATATAAGGGAAAAAATTCAAAGGAAATGGAACATTGGTATTTCTAG GCCAATTATTGGTTTAGATGGAGCATTTTTGAAAGGTAAGTACGGTGGTGAGTTGTTAACAGCTGTGGGCCGAGATGGGAATGAGCAGATGTTGCCAATTGCATACTGTGTTGTTGAAGTTGAGAACAAGGAGTCATGGAAGTGGTTCCTGGAACTGTTGGTAGATGACCTTGGAGGGGCTGAAATTTGTTCCACATTTACCTTTATATCATACCAGCAGAAG GGTCTACTTCATGCAATAGATGAATTGCTTCCTAGAGTTGATCAAAGGTTTTGTGTGAGGCATATGTATGCCAACTTCAGGAAGAAATACCCTGGTAAAAACCTGAAGCGTTTAATGTGGAAGGCAGCTACAGCCACACATCCACAAACATGGGAGATGGAAATGAGAAACATAAGAGCAGTAAACGAAGATGCTTATAAGCATTTGATTGCCATCCCTCCAAG GTATTGGTCAAGATCAAGGTTCACTGAAAGAGCTAAATCTGACACCTTAGTAAACAATATGAGTGAGGGCTTCAACAGTGTCCTCGTTTCTGCCAGGAGTAAACCCATCATTACGATGTTGGAGACGATACGGCTTTACCTCATGCAAAGATGGGCAAAGAACAGGTCAAGCCTATCATCATTTACTGGATCCATCTGTCCCAAGATTCTATCCAGATTTAGAAAGGAATGTCATTTAACTCAAAATTGGATTCCTAG TTGGTCAGGCAACAAGCTATTCGAAGTTCGTCACATGTCTAACAATGGAGATAAGTTTGTAGTCAACCTAGATGAGTCCTCATGCACATGCAGAACTTGGATGATGACTGGAATCCCCTGTTGTCATTCATTGGCTGCAATGAAGTTCCTCAACATTGATGGAGAACAATTTATTGAGTCTTGCTACATGAAGTCCAAATATGAGGAGACATATTCAACAATCATATATCCCTTAAATGGAGCCAACATGTGGAACATTACTCCATATCCTGATGTGTCTCCACCACACAAAAGAGTAATGCCTGGACGACCAAAGAGAAATCGAAGGCTAGAGCAATGGGAAATGAGGAAGGATGAATCAAGAATGACCAAATCTGGCTTGCAAAAGAGATGTGGCATATGTAGAGAACATGGCCATAACAGAACTCGTTGCCCATCAGCAACCCAACCAGGAACTGTGCCCAGTACATCAGCAACCCAAGCAACTCCATCCACTCaacaatttgaaatattttgtacATCAGCACATCAGCCCAGTACATCAGCACATCACTCTGGGAATCAA